The DNA region TGGTAATATCCAAAATTAATAAAAATTGTTTTTATGTAAAAATCTAACAGATTACACATCATCACTGATATCAACCGGCAAAACCATTGGTTTTATAAGGTAAGGTGAACTTAAACTTGCTACCCCTACCCGGCTCACTTTCCACCTTGATTGTACCGCCATGAACTTCCACAAACTCCCTGCAAAGGAATAATCCCAGAGAAGCTCCGTTTTCATTGCAGGATTCTTGTTCTGAATTAAATGGGTTTTTGAAAAGTTGTTTTTGAATTTCCTCTGAAATTCCCTTGCCCGTATCGTTTACCGTTATTTCAAAGACTTGTCCACGATCTGATCCGGTTAATGCAACGGTACCCCCATTATCGGTGAATTTTATGGCATTGTCAATTAAATTCCTAAGTATTGCTCTAACCATCTGCGGATCAGCCGTTATATTCAAATTGGGATCAACATAATCACATAACTTTATTTGTTTCTGCTTAGCCGAAAACTCGATATTTTCGATTAACTCTGCAAACAATTCAGATAAATTTATTTTAACAGGGTTGAAGTATTCTTCGTTATTTTGAGCAATAGCCCAATCCTGCAGGCTATCGATAAGATTTAAAGTGTTTTTTGCTGATTCATATACATGTTGTATATAATGGTCCTTTTCTTTTTCATCCGCCCCCTTATTTTCTTTCAGTAATTCTAAAGCGCCTATTATTGCATTGAA from Bacteroidales bacterium includes:
- a CDS encoding HAMP domain-containing histidine kinase, whose protein sequence is MDFEIIRQFNFLKKPKNGFSKSSDTTSNNGSVSEQHSEYQHNSELLKIKKQNVRLKNRVRQLKTKLENTRDNNAKFIGLIAHDLRSPFNAIIGALELLKENKGADEKEKDHYIQHVYESAKNTLNLIDSLQDWAIAQNNEEYFNPVKINLSELFAELIENIEFSAKQKQIKLCDYVDPNLNITADPQMVRAILRNLIDNAIKFTDNGGTVALTGSDRGQVFEITVNDTGKGISEEIQKQLFKNPFNSEQESCNENGASLGLFLCREFVEVHGGTIKVESEPGRGSKFKFTLPYKTNGFAG